The following DNA comes from Bradyrhizobium sp. SK17.
GGTTGGAGAACAATTGGGTGACGTTGGATCGGCTCCACGGCGCGGAGTGCGCGACCACGTCGCCGATGATGAGAACAGCGGGACCGCCATCGACCTGTTTGACCAGCTCGGGCAGCCGCGCCAGCGTGCCGACCGCGGCCTTGGCATCCGGCCGCGTCACGCGCGCGAACACGCCGACCGGCGTCTCCGGCGAACGGCCGGCGGCGAGCATGCCTTCGCGGATCGACGGCGCCGCGGTCATGCCCATGTAGACGACGACGGTCATCTTCTTGTCGGTCAGCACCGACCAGTCGACCACCTCGGCGTCGCGCGCCTTGTGCGCGGTCAGGAAGGTGATGCGCAGCGCCTCGTGGCGGAAGGTCAGCGGCACCTCGAATTGCGCGGCCGCGCCGAGACCGGCGGAGACGCCGGGAATAATGGAGTAGGCGACACCGGCATCGCGCAGCGCCTCGATCTCCTCGCCGCCGCGGCCGAAGATAAAGGGATCACCGCCCTTCAGCCGCACCGCGCGCTGGCCGGATTGCGCGGCCTCGATCATCAGATGGTTGATGGCGTCCTGGCCGATGCCGGGCTTGCCGACACGGCGGCCGACCGGAATCCGCGTCGCATCGCGCCGGATGCGGTCGAGAATCTCAGCCGACACCAATTCGTCATAGAACACGACGTCGGCATCCTGCAACGCGCGCAGCGCCTTCACCGTGAGCAGGTCCGGATCGCCGGGACCGGCGCCGACCAAGGTGACATGACCAACGGCCTTGCCTTCAGCATCAGCGCCGGCGAAGGCGGCGGGATCGGCGATTGCGTTGAGCGCCTGCTCGGCTTCGTCCTTGCGGCCGGCCAGCACCAGCGCGCCGATCGGGCCATCGACGATACGCTCCCAGAAACGGCGGCGCAGCGGAAACTCGTCGATGCGTGCATGCATCGATTTGCGGAAGCGGCCGATGAAGCCGGCGAGATCGCCGATCCGTGCCGGCAGCACCGCCTCGATCGTCTCGCGGACGCGGCGAGCCACCACCGGCGACGTGCCGCCGGTGCCGACCCCGACCACGACGTCGCCGCGATCGACGATCGCCGGCATAATGAAGGTGGAATGGACGAGGTCGTCCATCACATTGACCGGCAGGCCGACAGCCTTCGCGCGCACCGACATCGCAACCCCGATGTCGCCTGCACCGGCACAGAGAATGGCGATGACGTCGGAGAGATCGGCCGCAAGCGGATCGCCCTCGGCGCGCTCGATGCGCGCGGCGTCCTCTGCCGCGATGCCGGAGAGCTCATGATCGCCATCGGTCGCGTACCAGCGCACGGCGGCGCCGGCAGCCGCGAGCAGCCGCAACTTGGCGCGCACGAGCTCGCCCGCTCCAACGAGCAGCACCTTGCCGCTTTGCAGATCCAGAAACACAGGCAGGTATCGCATCAGACACTCGCTTCCCCAATTTGGGGGTTGACTGAAATTATTTTCTATTTATCTCTCGATCAAGCCCAGCAAAGAGAAAATTATTTCTTCTCTATTGCAGCGCAACTTTAGAATTTTCAACTCCACAGGCCAAGGCCAAGAGATGCATCTTCTCGACAACGAATCCGCCGCTGCCGGAACGCGCTCCGCAGCCCTTGCACAAGCATCTTCCGTGCCGGGAGTTTCGGCTCTTCAGACCCCTCCGACGATGGATCACCTGGACGAGCTGGAGGCCCAGAGCATCTATATTTTGCGCGAGGCGTTCGCCCGGCTGAAGAAGCTCGCGCTGCTGTGGTCGCTCGGCAAGGATTCCAACGTGATGATCTGGCTGGCGCGCAAGGCGTTCTTCGGCCGGGTCCCGTTCCCGGCGATGCATGTCGACACCGGCAAGAAGTTTCCCGAGATGTATGCGTTCCGCGATCGCTTCGGCAAGGAATGGGATCTCGACCTCCGCGTCGAGCCCTGCCCGCCGATCGACAGCGTCGACCCGACCCTGCCGCCGGCCGCGCGCTCCGCGGCGCGCAAGACCGAGGGCCTGAAGCTCGCTCTCAATAAATACGGCTTCGATGGATTGATCGCCGGCATCCGCCGCGACGAGGAAGCGACCCGCGCCAAGGAGCGCGTGTTCTCGCCACGCGGCCTCGAGGGTGAATGGGACGTGCGCGACCAGCCGCCGGAGTTCTGGGATCACTTCAATGCATCGCCGCCGCAAGGCGCTCACTTGCGCATCCACCCGATCCTGCATTGGACCGAGGCCGACATCTGGGCCTACACCAAGCGCGAAGGCATTCCGATCATCCCGCTCTATCTCGCCAAGGACGGCAAGCGCTATCGCTCGCTCGGCGATCAGGACATCACCAACCCGGTGGCCTCCACAGCGTCCAACATCGACGAGATCCTGGCCGAGCTCGATGCCACCAAGATCCCGGAGCGCGCCGGCCGCGCGCTCGACCACGAGACCGAGGATGCGTTCGAGCGGCTGCGCGTCGCCGGCTATCTCTGATCCAAGTCTGGCGTGAGCACTCCGATGAACATGATCCTTCCGACCGCCTCGATCTCGGCGACCCCGAACGGCACCACGCGTCCCCAGGTCCGCATCGTCATCGTCGGCCATGTCGACCACGGCAAATCCACGTTGGTGGGCCGTCTGCTGCATGAGACCGGCAGCCTGCCGGACGGCAAGCTGGAGATGCTGAAGGCGGTCAGCGCGCGGCGCGGCATGCCGTTCGAATGGTCGTTCCTGCTCGACGCGCTACAGACTGAGCGCGACCAGGGCATCACCATCGACACCACCCAGATCCGCTTCCGCACCCGCTCGCGCGATGTGGTGCTGATCGACGCGCCCGGCCATGCCGAGTTCTTGCGCAACATGATCACCGGTGCCTCGCAGGCCGATGGCGCGGTGCTGATCATCGACGCGCTCGAAGGCGTCCGTTCGCAGACCCGCCGGCACGGCTATCTGCTGCATCTGCTCGGCGTGAAGCAGGTCGCGGTCGTCGTCAACAAGATGGATCGGGTCGATTTCAGCTCCGCGCGATTCAACGAGATCAGCGCGGAGATTTCCGCGCATCTGATCGGTCTCGGCGTAACGCCGACCGCCGTGGTTCCGATCTCCGCGCGCGATGGTGACGGCGTCGCCGAGCACACGCCGCGGATCGACTGGTACAAGGGACCGACCGTGGTCGAGGCGCTCGATGCGCTCGAGCCGGCAAAGCCGCTGGCCGAACTGGCGCTGCGGCTGCCGGTGCAGGCGATCTACAAGTTCGACGACCGTCGCATCGTGGCCGGCCGCGTCGAATCCGGCAGCCTGAAGGCCGGCGACGAAATCGTCATCATGCCGACCGGGAAGATCGCGAAGATCAAGACGGTCGAGAGCTGGCCGGTGACGCCGGTCAACGGTCCGCAGGGCGCCGGACGCTCGGTCGGCATCACGCTCGACCGCGAACTGTTCCTCGAGCGCGGCGACATCATCGGCCATGCCGGGCAGAGCCCGCGCGACACCCGCCGCATCCGCGCGCGGATCTTCTGGCTGCACGACAAGCCGCTGACCAAGGGCGAGCAGATCCTGATCCGGCTCGGCACCAAGGAAAGCCGCGCCACCGTGGTCGCGATCGAGAAGGCGATCGATCCCGGCGCGCTGTCGAACGAAGAGAACTCGGCGATCGCGCGCAACCATGTCGGCGAGATCGACATCTCGCTGGCGCAGCCGGTCGCGACCGATCCCTACACCGACAATCCGCGCACCGGACGCCTGGTGATCGAAGTCAACGGCCGTATCGCCGGCGGTGGCCTCGTGCTGTCGGTCGACGCCGGCCGGCCCGCGGTGCCGGTCGATATCGTGCCGGTGGAATCCGCGCTGCGGCTGGATGAACGCTCGGCGCGCTACCATCACAATGGCGCGGTGATCTGGCTGACCGGCCTGCCCGGCTCGGGCAAGTCGACTTTGGCGAAAGCGCTGGAGCGGCGCCTGTTCAGCATTGGCGGCTCGCCGATCCTGCTCGACGGCGACACGCTGCGCGCGGGCCTCAACAGCGATCTCGGCTTCTCGCCGCAGGATCGCGCCGAGAACATCCGCCGCCTCGCCGAGGTCGCAACCCATCTGGCGCGCAACGGCCATATCGCGATCGTCGCCGCGGTGTCGCCATCGGCAGCCGACCGCGCCGCCGCACGCCGGATCGCCGACAGTGCATTCCGAGAAATCTATGTCGCGACACCCGCCGAGGTCTGCGAGACCCGCGATCCCAAGGGCCATTACGCCAAGGCGCGCTCGGGCGGATTGCCCTCGTTTACCGGCATCACCAACGACTACCAGCCGCCGACCGGCAATGAGCTGACCATCGACACCTCGAACCGCTCAGTCACCGAGGCCACCGACGAGATCGAGCGGATGCTGGCCGAGACCGGCGTGTTGTTCGACGAACTGACCGATCTCGCGGCGAACATCTAGGACTGCCTGATCTGTCGTCGTCCGGCTTGACCGGACGACCCAGTATTCCAGAGACATCGGTGCTTGAGCCGATAGCCCCCGGCGTACTGGATGCCCGCTTGAAGCGAGGCATGACGGCGGTGTGTAAGACGAGATGTGCATCGTCACGCGACCGCATCGCGCGCAATTATTCCGCGGCGCGCTGGCTTCCCGCCGCCTGCCGCATCATCCCGGGCGATTGCCCGGTGATCCGCTTGAAGGCGCGGCTGAAGGCCGCTTGCGACGCATAGCCGAGTTGGCGCGCGACCAGATCGATCGGCTGGCGTTCATGCTCGATCCACTGCGCCGCAAGGCGCATGCGCAATTCGGCCAGATAGCGCGCGGGCGACAGTCCGGTCATCGACTGGAAGCGTTCGGCAAACAGCGAGCGCGAGCAACCGGCCTCCGCCGCCAGTTCGGCAACCGTCCAGTTGCGGCCGGGCGCGCGATGCAGCGCGCCGATGGCACGGCCGAGACGCGGATCGCGCAGGGCCTCGAACCAGCCAACGGCCTTGTCGCCACCGCACTCAACCCAGGCCCGCACGATCGAGGCGGCAAGAACATCGGCGAGCCGCGCCATGACGCCGACGGAGCCGACCCGCGGCGTACAGGTCTCGCGCTCCATCGCCTTCAGGATCGGTTCGATCTCCGGCTCGCGCGCGAGCATTGTGCCAACCTGCATGACTTCCGGCATCTGGGCGATCAGCGGACGCATGCCGCCGAGATCGAAGTTCATGCACGCGCTGAAGATCAGCACCCGCTCGCCATCCGGGCATCCCTCAGGACAGGCCGAGGTCACATCGACATTGCCGCACAGCGTCTCGGTCTCGAAGCGCTCGACATCGAAGCTCGGCTCGTCCGCAGCCGAGACGAGATCGTGCGCGCCGCCGCGCGGCAGGAAGATGGCATCACCGCATCCCAGCGGCAGCACCTGCCCATCGGCGTAGCGCAGAAACGCGGTGCCATGCGCAACGAAGTGAAACTGGGCGCGCCCGACCGGCGTCTCGAACCGAAAGCCGAACGGCGCCCTGGTCGCGACCCGGCGGTAGTGAACCCCCTCGAGCCGCATGCCGAGCAGCAGTTCGCTCACCAGATCAACGACAGCGTCTGCCGGAGGGCCGGCAGATGATTTGGACGCACGATCAAACATTGGAGCGTTTATGGCATAGATACTCCGAAATCTCCAGCCTATGTGTGCGGCACCGCAGCACAGGATGGAAGTCAGTCGATGGATCAGGAAGTAAACCCCGCTCTGACGCAGGCAGATGATCTGGTCGCGCTGACGGCGCGCGACGTGGCGCGCGGGGCTGAACCGCTCGCGTCGGAAAAGCCGGCATGGTTGGCGGTCGCTGCGATGATGCTGGGTGTCACTGCCCTTCTGACGGCGGAGTTTCTGCCGTCCGGATTGCTGACGCCGATGGCGCGGGATCTCGGCGTGAGCCCCGGCCTCGCCGGCCAGGCGGTGACGACGACCTCGCTGGCCGGCCTGGTCGGCGCATTGTTCACCCCGACATTGACGCGCAGTTTCAATCGTAAGCCGGTGCTGCTCAGCTTCGCTGTTCTTCTGGCAATCTCCAATCTGCTAGTGGCGCTGGCGCCCAACATCACCTTCCTGCTCACGGCGCGGATCGTGCTCGGCCTCGCCCTCGGCGGCTTCTGGGCGATGGCGGCGGCGACGACGATCCGCCTGGTGCCGACAGCGCTGGTGCCGCGCGCTTTGTCGATCGTGATGAGCGGCGTTCCCGCCGCAATGATCATCGCCGTGCCGCTCGGCAGCTATCTCGGCGAGGTAATGAGCTGGCGCGCCGTGTTCCTGCTGGCGACGGCGTTTGCCGGCATCGTGTTCGTGGTGCAGGCGCTGGTGCTGCCGCGTCTGGCCCCGAGGGGAGCAGCCGGGTTCGGCACCTTGATCGAGATCCTGCAACGTCCGGGGATCGGCGCCGGCATCCTGGCGGCGACCTTGGTCTTCACCGGACATTTCGGCTATTTCGGCTACATCCGCCCGTTCCTTGAAAACGTGACCGGGCTGAGCGCGGCCGGCGTCGCCGCGACCTTGCTCGCATTCGGCGTTGCCAACTATCTCGGCTCGTTCGTGAGCGGCTTCCTGGCCGAACGCAAACTCAAGCTCACGATGATCGCGATGCCGTTCCTCATCGGCCTGGTCGGCCTGTTGCTTGCGGCCTATGGCAAGGATGTCGTTCCCGCGCTGGTGCTGGTCGCGCTCTGGGGCTTTGCCTTCAGCGGCGTTCCTGTGGCGACGACGACCTGGATCACGCGCATGGTGCCCGATGAGACGGAAAGCGGCACCGGAATGACGGTGGCCTCGATCTTCCTCGGCATCACCACGGGCGCCGCCGGCGGCGGGCTGGTCCTCGACGTCATGGGCGCGCCCGCCGTGTTCGTCGCCGGCGCCATTCCCCTGCTGCTCGCCGTCCTGCTGATCGCGACCAAGGTCCGGACCAGGCCTTCCTGACCGTCGCAAGGCGGGAGAACCGCGACACCCCGGATGCTCCGCCTGCAGCGGCATGACGCAGCAGCGGAGCCCGGCAAAGGGGCCTTCTCAGAGCCGTGGCTTTAAGGCTAAAAGAGCCGTGAACGCGGCCCTTTGGCGCGTTTTTTGCTGATTTCGTTCGAAAACAGCGCCTAAACGCCCCATTTCTTTGAGAAAGCCCATCATGACTCGTGTCGATGCCCACGGATTGAAGATCGCTCCTGTCCTG
Coding sequences within:
- a CDS encoding AraC family transcriptional regulator: MSELLLGMRLEGVHYRRVATRAPFGFRFETPVGRAQFHFVAHGTAFLRYADGQVLPLGCGDAIFLPRGGAHDLVSAADEPSFDVERFETETLCGNVDVTSACPEGCPDGERVLIFSACMNFDLGGMRPLIAQMPEVMQVGTMLAREPEIEPILKAMERETCTPRVGSVGVMARLADVLAASIVRAWVECGGDKAVGWFEALRDPRLGRAIGALHRAPGRNWTVAELAAEAGCSRSLFAERFQSMTGLSPARYLAELRMRLAAQWIEHERQPIDLVARQLGYASQAAFSRAFKRITGQSPGMMRQAAGSQRAAE
- the cysG gene encoding siroheme synthase CysG, which encodes MRYLPVFLDLQSGKVLLVGAGELVRAKLRLLAAAGAAVRWYATDGDHELSGIAAEDAARIERAEGDPLAADLSDVIAILCAGAGDIGVAMSVRAKAVGLPVNVMDDLVHSTFIMPAIVDRGDVVVGVGTGGTSPVVARRVRETIEAVLPARIGDLAGFIGRFRKSMHARIDEFPLRRRFWERIVDGPIGALVLAGRKDEAEQALNAIADPAAFAGADAEGKAVGHVTLVGAGPGDPDLLTVKALRALQDADVVFYDELVSAEILDRIRRDATRIPVGRRVGKPGIGQDAINHLMIEAAQSGQRAVRLKGGDPFIFGRGGEEIEALRDAGVAYSIIPGVSAGLGAAAQFEVPLTFRHEALRITFLTAHKARDAEVVDWSVLTDKKMTVVVYMGMTAAPSIREGMLAAGRSPETPVGVFARVTRPDAKAAVGTLARLPELVKQVDGGPAVLIIGDVVAHSAPWSRSNVTQLFSNQMFSELLKAAE
- a CDS encoding MFS transporter codes for the protein MDQEVNPALTQADDLVALTARDVARGAEPLASEKPAWLAVAAMMLGVTALLTAEFLPSGLLTPMARDLGVSPGLAGQAVTTTSLAGLVGALFTPTLTRSFNRKPVLLSFAVLLAISNLLVALAPNITFLLTARIVLGLALGGFWAMAAATTIRLVPTALVPRALSIVMSGVPAAMIIAVPLGSYLGEVMSWRAVFLLATAFAGIVFVVQALVLPRLAPRGAAGFGTLIEILQRPGIGAGILAATLVFTGHFGYFGYIRPFLENVTGLSAAGVAATLLAFGVANYLGSFVSGFLAERKLKLTMIAMPFLIGLVGLLLAAYGKDVVPALVLVALWGFAFSGVPVATTTWITRMVPDETESGTGMTVASIFLGITTGAAGGGLVLDVMGAPAVFVAGAIPLLLAVLLIATKVRTRPS
- the cysD gene encoding sulfate adenylyltransferase subunit CysD; amino-acid sequence: MDHLDELEAQSIYILREAFARLKKLALLWSLGKDSNVMIWLARKAFFGRVPFPAMHVDTGKKFPEMYAFRDRFGKEWDLDLRVEPCPPIDSVDPTLPPAARSAARKTEGLKLALNKYGFDGLIAGIRRDEEATRAKERVFSPRGLEGEWDVRDQPPEFWDHFNASPPQGAHLRIHPILHWTEADIWAYTKREGIPIIPLYLAKDGKRYRSLGDQDITNPVASTASNIDEILAELDATKIPERAGRALDHETEDAFERLRVAGYL
- the cysC gene encoding adenylyl-sulfate kinase, which codes for MNMILPTASISATPNGTTRPQVRIVIVGHVDHGKSTLVGRLLHETGSLPDGKLEMLKAVSARRGMPFEWSFLLDALQTERDQGITIDTTQIRFRTRSRDVVLIDAPGHAEFLRNMITGASQADGAVLIIDALEGVRSQTRRHGYLLHLLGVKQVAVVVNKMDRVDFSSARFNEISAEISAHLIGLGVTPTAVVPISARDGDGVAEHTPRIDWYKGPTVVEALDALEPAKPLAELALRLPVQAIYKFDDRRIVAGRVESGSLKAGDEIVIMPTGKIAKIKTVESWPVTPVNGPQGAGRSVGITLDRELFLERGDIIGHAGQSPRDTRRIRARIFWLHDKPLTKGEQILIRLGTKESRATVVAIEKAIDPGALSNEENSAIARNHVGEIDISLAQPVATDPYTDNPRTGRLVIEVNGRIAGGGLVLSVDAGRPAVPVDIVPVESALRLDERSARYHHNGAVIWLTGLPGSGKSTLAKALERRLFSIGGSPILLDGDTLRAGLNSDLGFSPQDRAENIRRLAEVATHLARNGHIAIVAAVSPSAADRAAARRIADSAFREIYVATPAEVCETRDPKGHYAKARSGGLPSFTGITNDYQPPTGNELTIDTSNRSVTEATDEIERMLAETGVLFDELTDLAANI